The Pseudodesulfovibrio senegalensis genome contains the following window.
CTTCCTTGCTGCGCATCAGGGAGTTGGCGAATCCGCTGATGGTGAAGAGCGGATTGCGTATTTCATGGGCGATGTAGGTGGAAAGCTCGCCAATGGAGGCCAGTTTTTCGGATTGCTGGAGCCGCTGTTCCATTTCCATGCGCCGGGTGATGTCGCGCCGCATGGCAACCAGATTGCTCAGGGACTCGTTTTCGTCGTAGATGGGGTAGGCGTAGATGCGGTAATAGCGAACCCGGCCGTCCTCGCCCACCTCCGAGGCAAGGGTTTCGCATGGTTCCCCCCGGCCGACCGTGGTTTCCAACGGCAGGCCGCACCCTGTGTCCTCCAGCCCGCAAAAAACTTCGTTGAGCATGGCGCCCACGGCCTGTTTTTTGGTCAGACCCGTTCGTTCAAGGCATTTTTTGTTCACGTCCAGCACGCGGCCGTCCAGGTCGAGAAACAGGATTTCCTCGTCCATCTGGTCGATGATGGTCTTGAGCATGTTCTGGGTATGCAGAAGGTCCAGCTTGCAGGCGATCCACATCTTGTCCTGCGTGAGCAGGTTGATGAAGAAATTGGCCGCGCCCCGTTCCACGAGCGTGATGTCTGCGGGCAGGGTGGCGCGCAGTTCGGCCAGCAACGATTGACGGCCCGTGGCCTCGATGACCATGTTGATTTCCGGGTGCTTTTCCAGCATTTCCCGGTAGCCGGTATAGGTGGGAACCACGCTGGGCGGCTCGTAGATGCCGGGCAGCCCCTGTTGGCCGGGGAATGCGGCCGCGACAATTCCTATTTCGCGCAGGACCGTGTGGTTGGCCTGTTCGCGGAACATTTCCCAGAAAGCCATCAGGGCCGGAATGTCCCCGATAACCCCAATATCATATCTTCTGTCATTGACTTCTTGACCGGACACAGCGAAGACCCCCATTGGACATGTTGTCGCAATACCATTCGTGCATTGTACATGGCGAAGGGAAAAGCGCAATGCCGGAGTGTGGTGTTTGCCGCCACTTTATCATGGATTTTTTGCAAGGACGAATACTCGATGAAAGTAAGCGCTGATAATATCAGGGTTATGACCGTGAGCCTCGGTTGCCCCAAAAACCGTGTGGATACTGAACGGCTGCTGGGTGCCCTCGGCCCCGGGGTTGAGCCCGTGGACGAGGTTGCCGCCGCCCGCCTGGTGCTGATCA
Protein-coding sequences here:
- a CDS encoding two-component system sensor histidine kinase NtrB translates to MAFWEMFREQANHTVLREIGIVAAAFPGQQGLPGIYEPPSVVPTYTGYREMLEKHPEINMVIEATGRQSLLAELRATLPADITLVERGAANFFINLLTQDKMWIACKLDLLHTQNMLKTIIDQMDEEILFLDLDGRVLDVNKKCLERTGLTKKQAVGAMLNEVFCGLEDTGCGLPLETTVGRGEPCETLASEVGEDGRVRYYRIYAYPIYDENESLSNLVAMRRDITRRMEMEQRLQQSEKLASIGELSTYIAHEIRNPLFTISGFANSLMRSKEANDGIREKLSIILTESRRLDEILKSIINFTRPTEAEVSSVDINKLATATMEVMGIGLSNQGIRLVMELEAGMARVKANPEVIKQCLINLVKNAVEAMPDGGVLTIATGMARDHALLEVRDTGEGIPMEIRDKIFSPFFSTKGKGSGLGLAMTRKILDEIGGEVDLTSKEGEGTSIILQLPPTLAVADSGKPE